One segment of Aquimarina sp. BL5 DNA contains the following:
- a CDS encoding PAAR-like protein, whose protein sequence is MSAKYIPNKTPVVCTYQTSPAPSELIVTRSAVTVMYKSKKEPLLTIADKNIQVAFACKIPMNLAGSLFAFGAGLLLGAALILSGPIGWAVIAVGAAVMAAGAVTYVVAKVSHTCTPNLEAGAWSLQHSTVKLDQSPAVTQMSIMTCGKSGILKPILDPGLAQKAAEEIAFGNSVEVGANMAISFLFGFGLVSAGAAGWGAVGKMFLTTAIGTPLISLATTAEKDIIRSNSLEDNESYENLNEVEGLSYVPEWISDTGTIDPSDPENIGDVLSFQNWEEARRILTERGVAKENLPIYERLYRMPRSQRRAALRNLKKTNPEIARAIEKHGRTSLTKDQVQIERVSNSETVRTGNRLAAAKKIESFSVVALILPFVSTWFTESARKELAIAASMDLISGQGTISAQSPI, encoded by the coding sequence ATGAGTGCAAAATATATTCCTAATAAAACACCCGTTGTTTGTACATATCAAACTAGCCCAGCTCCTAGTGAACTAATAGTAACTAGAAGTGCCGTTACTGTAATGTATAAAAGTAAGAAAGAACCATTATTAACTATAGCGGATAAAAATATACAAGTAGCTTTTGCTTGCAAAATCCCTATGAATTTAGCAGGTTCGCTTTTTGCTTTTGGAGCTGGCTTATTATTGGGAGCTGCTTTGATTTTATCAGGACCAATAGGTTGGGCTGTTATAGCCGTTGGAGCTGCCGTTATGGCTGCTGGTGCAGTAACGTATGTCGTTGCAAAGGTATCGCATACTTGTACTCCCAATCTAGAAGCTGGAGCTTGGTCTTTGCAACATAGTACTGTAAAATTAGACCAAAGTCCGGCAGTTACCCAAATGTCAATTATGACTTGTGGAAAATCAGGGATTTTAAAACCAATTCTTGATCCAGGTCTGGCTCAGAAAGCAGCCGAAGAAATTGCCTTTGGGAACTCTGTTGAGGTTGGTGCTAATATGGCAATTTCATTTTTGTTTGGTTTTGGTTTAGTTTCAGCTGGTGCTGCAGGATGGGGTGCAGTAGGTAAAATGTTTTTAACCACTGCTATAGGTACACCATTGATATCACTAGCAACCACAGCAGAAAAAGATATCATTAGGTCTAATTCTTTAGAAGATAACGAAAGCTATGAAAATCTAAATGAAGTAGAAGGTCTTAGTTATGTGCCTGAATGGATAAGTGATACAGGAACTATAGATCCTAGTGACCCCGAAAACATTGGGGATGTATTAAGTTTTCAGAATTGGGAAGAGGCAAGAAGAATTTTAACAGAACGGGGAGTTGCAAAAGAGAACCTTCCTATATATGAAAGATTATATAGAATGCCTCGTTCCCAAAGAAGAGCAGCACTTAGAAATCTCAAAAAAACAAATCCTGAAATAGCAAGAGCAATAGAAAAACATGGAAGAACAAGCCTTACTAAAGATCAAGTACAAATAGAAAGAGTTAGTAATTCTGAAACAGTAAGAACAGGAAACAGACTAGCCGCAGCAAAAAAAATTGAATCATTTTCGGTAGTTGCTCTTATTCTCCCATTTGTTTCCACCTGGTTTACAGAAAGTGCTAGGAAAGAATTAGCAATTGCTGCTTCTATGGATTTAATAAGTGGACAAGGAACAATATCTGCGCAATCACCAATTTAA
- a CDS encoding M28 family peptidase has product MKIILTSTLFLFTIIITAQTDQRIYDIIDAVSSERIEADIKKLADFGTRHTLSDTVSTTRGIGAARRWIKSEFDNISKTCNNCLEVFYQKDLVKKGTNQRIVKDVMVVNVVAIQRGTKYPNRFIMMSGDIDSRITDPTNFTDDAPGANDNATGMAGAIEAARVLSKYKFESSIIYVGLSGEEQGLFGGQGLAKYAKENNWDIIGVMNNDMIGNIKGVDGVIDNRTFRIFSEPTNLTDDKKTVERRRFYGGEVDGISRQLARYIYKTTKTYMPEMNPMMVYRLDRFGRGGHHRPFNDAGFAGIRIMEAHENYTQQHQDIREENGIKYGDVVEHVNFDYAAKLTAVNAINLAGIAWAPPTPTEVKIGGIVEPSAKFRWKKANDSNIKGYKIYWRDTTSPTWDHSRFVGDVDNFTLNGIVIDNYFFGIATVGKDGHESPVVFPSGIFRK; this is encoded by the coding sequence ATGAAGATCATTCTTACCTCAACACTCTTTTTATTTACAATCATTATAACCGCGCAAACCGATCAAAGAATATATGATATTATTGATGCCGTTTCTTCAGAAAGAATCGAAGCAGATATCAAAAAACTGGCAGATTTTGGCACAAGGCATACACTAAGCGACACAGTTTCAACAACAAGAGGAATTGGTGCCGCCAGGAGATGGATTAAATCAGAGTTCGATAACATATCTAAAACTTGCAATAATTGTCTAGAAGTTTTTTATCAAAAAGATTTGGTAAAAAAAGGTACTAATCAACGTATTGTTAAAGATGTTATGGTAGTGAATGTTGTTGCCATACAACGAGGTACAAAATACCCTAATCGTTTTATTATGATGAGTGGTGACATCGATTCAAGGATTACTGACCCAACCAATTTTACAGATGATGCTCCCGGAGCAAACGATAATGCCACAGGAATGGCTGGAGCTATTGAAGCAGCTAGAGTTTTATCTAAATATAAGTTCGAAAGTAGTATTATATATGTTGGATTATCCGGAGAAGAACAAGGCCTTTTTGGAGGTCAAGGCTTAGCGAAATACGCAAAAGAAAATAATTGGGATATTATTGGAGTCATGAATAACGATATGATCGGAAATATCAAAGGAGTAGACGGAGTAATAGATAACAGAACCTTTAGGATTTTTTCTGAACCTACGAATCTAACCGATGACAAAAAGACTGTAGAACGAAGACGTTTTTATGGTGGAGAAGTGGATGGAATCTCTCGTCAATTAGCACGATACATTTATAAAACCACCAAAACCTATATGCCGGAGATGAACCCAATGATGGTGTATCGTTTAGATCGTTTTGGTCGTGGCGGACACCATCGTCCATTTAATGATGCTGGTTTTGCAGGAATACGTATTATGGAAGCTCACGAAAACTATACGCAACAGCATCAGGATATAAGAGAAGAAAATGGAATCAAATATGGTGATGTAGTCGAACATGTGAATTTTGACTACGCAGCAAAATTAACGGCTGTCAATGCAATTAACCTGGCAGGTATTGCTTGGGCTCCTCCTACTCCAACCGAAGTTAAGATTGGAGGAATTGTAGAACCTTCTGCCAAGTTTAGGTGGAAAAAAGCAAATGACTCAAACATAAAAGGATATAAAATCTACTGGAGAGACACCACTTCTCCTACTTGGGATCATAGTCGTTTCGTTGGTGATGTAGATAACTTTACGCTAAATGGTATTGTTATTGATAATTACTTTTTTGGTATAGCAACAGTAGGAAAAGATGGTCACGAAAGTCCCGTAGTATTTCCTTCCGGAATTTTCAGAAAATAA
- a CDS encoding alpha/beta hydrolase, with amino-acid sequence MKFIKSISILTLLLLFSCKQEPIKRKLIAQLDTVEKISVKTKGRVIIHENFKSEHVIPRNVEVFLPDGYDSNSKDKYSVLYMHDGQNVFNSKTSYTGIDWGVDETIDSLIKIGKIKNTIVVAPWNTVKKRFSEYMPESPSELTSSDEVKAALKQNTGFDDLYSDEYLKFLVEELKPFIDKTYNVYAKVENTSIMGSSMGGLISLYAICKYPEVFSAAGCVSTHWPVPVLGEAYIKTLPATLPDPKTHKIYFDFGTETLDAQYEPYQKQVDQMMRDKGYIEGENWITKKFEGASHDEKSWNERVHIPIEFLLK; translated from the coding sequence ATGAAGTTTATTAAATCTATATCGATATTAACGCTGCTACTGTTATTTTCTTGCAAACAAGAACCGATTAAAAGAAAATTAATTGCGCAACTAGATACAGTAGAAAAAATATCTGTAAAAACTAAAGGTAGAGTTATCATTCATGAAAACTTTAAATCAGAACATGTTATCCCAAGAAATGTAGAGGTTTTTCTACCTGATGGCTATGATAGTAATTCTAAAGATAAATACAGTGTATTGTATATGCATGACGGTCAAAATGTATTTAATTCAAAGACATCCTATACAGGTATTGATTGGGGTGTTGATGAAACTATAGATAGTTTAATTAAAATCGGAAAGATTAAAAATACCATCGTCGTGGCTCCTTGGAATACCGTAAAAAAACGTTTTTCGGAATACATGCCAGAATCTCCATCTGAACTTACTAGCAGTGACGAAGTAAAAGCTGCTTTAAAACAAAACACTGGTTTTGATGATTTGTACTCGGACGAGTATTTAAAATTCTTAGTAGAAGAATTAAAGCCTTTTATAGACAAGACATATAATGTATACGCTAAAGTCGAAAACACCTCTATAATGGGATCTTCTATGGGAGGTTTAATATCTTTATATGCGATCTGTAAATATCCTGAGGTGTTTAGTGCTGCCGGATGTGTATCAACACATTGGCCCGTTCCTGTATTAGGAGAAGCTTATATAAAAACATTACCTGCTACCCTCCCAGATCCAAAAACGCATAAAATATATTTTGATTTTGGAACTGAAACATTAGATGCTCAGTATGAACCTTACCAGAAACAAGTAGATCAAATGATGAGGGATAAGGGATACATCGAAGGTGAAAATTGGATCACTAAAAAGTTTGAAGGTGCATCACACGATGAAAAAAGTTGGAATGAACGAGTACATATTCCCATTGAATTTTTATTGAAATAA
- a CDS encoding M1 family metallopeptidase — translation MNKLFLVVCIVCGLSPIFSQTSLFDHQQKFTRQDTLRGSITPERAWWDLTYNHLDISVDPEKKTIKGKNTIHYKVLENHNVLQVDLQPPLVIEKVVQDGKELKVNSEVNAHFITLLQTQKKGTINTLEVYYSGKPREAVRAPWDGGISWKKDSNGKHFIASSCQGLGASVWWPNKDHMYDEVDSMLVSVTVPKGLMNVGNGRLRKVEERSPDTKTYHWFVSNPINNYGVNINIGDYVHFGEKYEGEKGILDMDYYVLRDNLEAAKKQFKDAPRTMKAFEHWFGPYPFYEDSFKLVEVPYLGMEHQSSVTYGNKYVNGYLGNDLSDTGWGLKFDFIIIHESGHEWFANNITNKDIADMWIHESFTAYSENLFLDYHYGKEAAEEYVIGTRRGISNDKPIIGQYDVNHEGSSDMYYKGANMLHTLRQLLEDDDKWRSILRGLNKEFYHQTVSTKQIENFLSEKTKIDLTAFFNQYLRDTRIPTLEYGFDDNGLKYRYIDIVEDFDMPVRLKIDGKDQWIQPNAEWQILKLTANEISIDPNFYIKAKSI, via the coding sequence ATGAATAAGCTTTTCTTAGTAGTATGTATTGTTTGTGGATTATCTCCAATTTTTTCGCAAACATCTCTTTTCGATCATCAACAAAAATTTACCAGACAGGATACGCTAAGAGGTTCTATTACTCCCGAAAGAGCTTGGTGGGATCTTACTTATAACCATCTGGATATATCCGTAGATCCTGAGAAGAAAACTATAAAAGGAAAGAATACTATACATTATAAAGTGTTGGAAAATCATAATGTCTTACAAGTGGATTTACAACCACCTTTGGTTATAGAAAAAGTGGTACAAGACGGAAAAGAACTAAAAGTAAATTCAGAAGTAAATGCTCATTTTATCACACTCCTCCAAACACAAAAGAAAGGTACTATCAATACATTAGAAGTTTACTACAGTGGAAAACCAAGAGAAGCAGTACGAGCACCTTGGGATGGAGGAATTTCCTGGAAAAAAGATAGTAATGGCAAACACTTTATTGCCTCTTCTTGTCAAGGATTAGGAGCCAGCGTTTGGTGGCCTAACAAAGATCATATGTATGATGAAGTAGATAGTATGTTAGTAAGCGTAACTGTTCCGAAGGGTTTGATGAATGTAGGTAATGGAAGACTTCGTAAAGTAGAAGAGCGTTCCCCTGACACAAAAACGTATCACTGGTTTGTGAGCAATCCTATCAATAATTATGGAGTTAATATTAATATTGGGGATTACGTTCACTTCGGTGAAAAATATGAAGGTGAAAAAGGAATCTTAGACATGGATTATTATGTATTAAGAGATAACCTCGAAGCTGCCAAAAAACAATTTAAAGATGCTCCTAGAACAATGAAAGCCTTCGAGCACTGGTTTGGACCGTATCCTTTTTATGAAGATAGTTTTAAATTAGTAGAAGTGCCTTATTTAGGAATGGAACATCAAAGCTCTGTTACCTATGGAAATAAATACGTAAATGGATATCTGGGAAATGATTTATCTGATACCGGATGGGGATTGAAATTTGATTTCATCATCATCCACGAATCAGGCCACGAATGGTTTGCTAACAATATTACAAATAAAGATATCGCTGATATGTGGATTCACGAAAGTTTCACAGCGTACTCAGAAAATCTATTTCTTGATTACCACTATGGTAAAGAAGCTGCTGAAGAATACGTAATTGGCACTAGACGTGGCATTAGTAATGATAAACCTATTATCGGGCAATATGATGTGAATCACGAAGGATCCAGTGATATGTATTATAAAGGAGCTAATATGTTACATACCTTGCGTCAGTTATTAGAAGATGACGATAAGTGGAGATCTATTTTAAGAGGTTTAAATAAAGAGTTTTATCATCAAACGGTTAGCACAAAGCAAATCGAAAATTTTCTTAGTGAAAAAACTAAAATCGATCTAACGGCCTTCTTTAATCAATATTTAAGAGACACTAGAATCCCTACTTTAGAATATGGTTTTGATGATAACGGACTAAAATATAGATACATAGATATTGTAGAAGATTTTGATATGCCTGTTCGTTTAAAAATTGATGGAAAAGATCAATGGATACAACCTAATGCCGAATGGCAAATCCTAAAATTGACTGCAAATGAAATAAGCATTGACCCAAATTTTTATATAAAAGCTAAATCTATTTAA
- a CDS encoding arginase family protein has protein sequence MKIYFPQWQGSGTGKTIENGAKTILDYLDDPKFIHVPLSEISAGKDGTKKHDIHNYDAITEQLTRLKKSIEESQPNTIKTIGGDCGLEIVPVSYLNKKYPNLGVIWFDAHADINKPCDSPSCNFHGMPLRTLLGEGSEHMNPLLFTFIEASQIHYVGVRDIDDTEQTRINDGEIYAPKKTNIADLVNTLQSKKITNLYLHFDFDCLEPKDYNKTYYQVPNGVTISEAEACIKALQENFSIVGSSVLESITTDISELKPITKIINMLIKQ, from the coding sequence GTGAAAATCTACTTTCCTCAGTGGCAAGGATCCGGAACAGGTAAAACCATAGAAAATGGAGCAAAAACCATATTGGATTATCTAGACGATCCAAAATTTATTCATGTACCATTATCGGAGATATCTGCTGGAAAAGATGGTACAAAAAAACATGATATTCATAATTACGATGCAATCACAGAACAGTTAACACGTCTGAAAAAAAGTATTGAGGAATCACAACCCAATACGATCAAAACTATCGGTGGAGATTGCGGATTAGAAATAGTTCCTGTCTCCTATCTTAATAAAAAGTATCCTAATCTTGGTGTCATTTGGTTTGATGCACATGCAGATATTAATAAACCTTGTGATTCCCCCAGTTGCAATTTTCATGGTATGCCACTAAGAACATTATTAGGCGAAGGGTCCGAGCATATGAATCCACTTCTATTTACTTTCATAGAAGCTTCTCAGATCCATTATGTTGGTGTAAGAGATATTGACGACACGGAACAAACTAGAATTAATGATGGCGAAATTTATGCACCAAAAAAGACCAATATTGCTGATTTAGTTAACACTTTACAATCAAAAAAAATAACAAACCTCTACTTACATTTCGATTTTGATTGTTTAGAACCTAAGGATTATAACAAAACCTATTATCAGGTTCCTAATGGAGTAACTATTTCTGAGGCAGAAGCTTGCATAAAAGCATTACAAGAAAATTTCTCTATAGTAGGCAGCAGTGTTTTGGAATCCATAACAACAGATATCTCAGAATTAAAACCTATCACTAAAATTATCAACATGTTAATAAAACAATAA
- a CDS encoding ankyrin repeat domain-containing protein — translation MSGGNWKDMLLASQTGDLELVKYYVRTGIDINYQHPEAMTTPLIESFRFEHLDIAKFLLESGADVYAKEGFSGDTALSIATEKQNQEALDLLSLYLKK, via the coding sequence ATGTCAGGAGGCAATTGGAAAGATATGCTATTAGCATCACAAACTGGAGATTTAGAGTTAGTAAAATATTATGTTAGAACAGGAATTGATATTAATTACCAACATCCTGAAGCTATGACCACTCCGCTTATTGAGAGTTTTAGGTTTGAACATCTAGATATTGCTAAATTTCTCCTCGAGAGTGGTGCCGATGTATACGCTAAAGAGGGGTTTAGTGGAGATACAGCATTATCAATAGCAACTGAAAAACAAAATCAAGAAGCCTTAGATTTATTGAGTCTTTATCTGAAAAAGTAA
- a CDS encoding Lacal_2735 family protein: MFTLFKKKSEKEQLQKKYRALMEESYKLSHTNRKASDTKQAEAEEILKKIEQLKE, from the coding sequence ATGTTTACATTATTCAAAAAGAAATCAGAAAAGGAGCAACTTCAGAAAAAATATAGAGCTTTAATGGAAGAATCATATAAGCTATCACACACAAACCGAAAAGCTAGTGATACTAAACAAGCTGAAGCTGAAGAAATACTGAAAAAGATAGAACAACTGAAGGAGTAA
- a CDS encoding CIA30 family protein: MSSLIIFDFNKDSNLSNWNVVDDGVMGGLSQGNFEINKEGNAVFEGTVSLENNGGFSSVRHRFDTQKVKGFTKVLIRLKGDEKKYQFRVKTNSYDRYSYIAHFTTTGNWQTIEISLSEMYPAFRGRNLDLPNYPTETMQEIAFLIGNKKAEQFRLEIDKIELK, translated from the coding sequence ATGTCATCCCTTATTATTTTTGATTTTAACAAAGATAGCAACCTATCCAATTGGAATGTTGTTGATGATGGCGTGATGGGTGGTTTATCACAAGGTAATTTCGAAATTAACAAGGAAGGTAACGCTGTTTTTGAAGGAACTGTTTCTTTAGAAAATAATGGTGGATTTTCTTCTGTGCGCCATCGTTTTGACACCCAAAAGGTGAAGGGATTTACAAAGGTTTTAATCAGGCTTAAAGGAGATGAAAAAAAATATCAATTTAGAGTAAAAACCAATAGTTATGATCGGTATTCTTATATTGCTCATTTTACAACTACTGGGAATTGGCAAACTATCGAGATTTCATTATCAGAAATGTACCCGGCATTTAGAGGTAGAAACTTAGATTTACCAAATTATCCAACAGAAACTATGCAAGAAATTGCATTTCTTATTGGTAATAAAAAAGCAGAACAATTCCGATTAGAAATTGATAAAATAGAATTGAAATAA
- a CDS encoding ABC-F family ATP-binding cassette domain-containing protein, whose amino-acid sequence MISVDGIAVEFSGETLFSNVSFVINENDKIALMGKNGAGKSTMMKIIAGAQKATRGNVRAPKEAVIAYLPQHLLTDDDCTVFEEASKAFGQIHEMQSEMDRLNKELETRTDYDSEEYMGIIQKVTDLGEKFYAIEEVNYDAEVEKALQGLGFKRADFTRPTSEFSGGWRMRIELAKILLQKPDLILLDEPTNHVDIESVIWLEDFLLNKAKAVIVISHDKAFIDNITNRTIEVTMGRIYDYKANYTHYLQLREDRRAHQIKAYQEQQKFIADTKQFIDRFKGTYSKTNQVNSRERMLEKLDIIEIDEVDTSSLKLRFPPSARSGDYPVIAKDLSKKYDDLVVFKDASMSIARGEKVSFVGRNGEGKSTMIKAIMGEIDFEGQCDLGHNARVGYFAQNQAALLDPNLTVFQTVDEVAKGDVRTQIKNILGQFMFSGDHIDKKVGVLSGGERTRLAMVKLLLEPVNVLILDEPTNHLDIRSKDVLKEALLAFDGALILVSHDRDFLRGLSNKVFEFKDKRVIEHFETIDAFLERNRMENLNEIHLKNS is encoded by the coding sequence ATGATTTCTGTAGACGGAATTGCAGTAGAGTTTAGCGGAGAAACCCTATTTAGCAATGTTTCTTTTGTAATTAATGAGAATGATAAAATTGCTCTAATGGGTAAAAATGGAGCAGGTAAATCTACCATGATGAAGATCATTGCAGGCGCTCAAAAGGCAACCAGAGGAAATGTACGAGCTCCTAAAGAAGCAGTGATTGCATATCTGCCACAGCATTTATTAACGGATGACGATTGTACTGTATTTGAAGAAGCATCCAAAGCTTTTGGTCAGATTCACGAGATGCAAAGCGAAATGGACCGTCTTAATAAGGAACTAGAAACTCGCACGGATTACGATTCTGAAGAGTATATGGGCATAATCCAAAAAGTAACTGACTTAGGAGAAAAATTTTATGCTATAGAAGAGGTAAATTATGATGCAGAAGTAGAGAAAGCATTGCAGGGGTTAGGTTTTAAAAGAGCAGATTTTACTCGACCAACTAGTGAATTTAGCGGGGGTTGGAGAATGCGTATTGAGCTTGCTAAAATATTACTACAAAAACCGGATCTGATTCTCTTGGATGAGCCTACGAACCACGTGGATATAGAATCGGTAATCTGGTTAGAGGATTTCTTACTAAATAAAGCAAAAGCGGTTATTGTAATTTCTCATGATAAAGCATTTATAGATAATATAACCAATAGAACGATAGAAGTTACTATGGGTAGAATCTATGATTATAAAGCGAATTATACGCACTACTTGCAGTTAAGAGAAGATAGACGTGCACATCAGATAAAAGCATATCAGGAACAACAAAAGTTTATTGCGGATACCAAACAATTTATAGACAGGTTTAAAGGAACTTATTCTAAAACGAATCAGGTAAATTCTCGTGAGCGTATGCTAGAGAAATTAGATATTATAGAAATTGATGAAGTAGATACTTCTTCACTAAAACTTAGATTTCCGCCATCGGCTCGTTCTGGTGATTATCCTGTAATAGCTAAAGATTTATCAAAAAAATATGATGATCTTGTAGTTTTTAAAGATGCCAGTATGTCTATTGCAAGAGGAGAAAAAGTTTCTTTTGTAGGAAGAAATGGAGAAGGGAAATCTACGATGATTAAAGCCATTATGGGTGAAATAGACTTTGAAGGACAGTGTGACTTGGGGCATAATGCAAGAGTTGGATACTTCGCACAAAACCAAGCGGCTTTGTTGGATCCTAATCTCACTGTTTTTCAAACAGTTGATGAGGTTGCCAAAGGAGATGTAAGAACACAGATCAAAAATATACTTGGGCAATTTATGTTTAGCGGAGATCATATCGATAAAAAAGTGGGTGTGCTTTCTGGTGGAGAAAGAACAAGGCTTGCCATGGTGAAATTGCTTCTGGAACCAGTCAACGTATTAATTTTGGATGAGCCCACAAATCACTTAGATATTAGATCTAAAGATGTTTTAAAAGAAGCCTTGTTAGCTTTCGATGGTGCGCTGATACTGGTTTCTCACGATCGTGATTTTTTAAGAGGATTATCCAATAAAGTTTTTGAATTTAAAGATAAAAGAGTTATCGAACATTTTGAAACTATCGATGCTTTCTTAGAACGAAACAGAATGGAAAACCTTAATGAGATTCATCTTAAGAATTCCTAA
- a CDS encoding serine hydrolase, translating into MRSLINHLHRISANYRSINQPVILFFAFLLGIQGYSYSMNSTNMDTNLYDSNGAIAYAYPIKNITIDGDASDWPKNITKFPIQDVPFGSHPKDKNDFSANFQVGYNLSEQSLYVLVTVIDDSHIVDTTEKADWNTQDTYTLYIDGQHSPKGSGLDLYQFGENYKEIMDPTTSWDPKTKNHSWDQLEIKFSRKGTTTIYECKIKLTGQLAEGKTIGIDHVIIDKDEEDDSNSNTFISWGKGGGKSQSSSRLGDILLMRAKEVTGNLSGELTWDDKTIKGFPNNIRLTSATNPSLWTQVAVDSLGRYEIDLPAGDYIISTTQKFYNQDDNLFRIDSKKSNQKVTITSGNTITAPTMLLSIAPELDLIPKKGILHDFDAKKIVSVDQFIKAYQEYYEIPGVSLALIKDGKLAYHQTYGIKNAYTEEKVDDTTLFEAASITKPVFGFAVMRLVERGEIDLDKPLYQYLPFEAIAHDERYKLITARHVLTHKTGFPNWAWMNDDGKLDIKFTPGTDYNYSGEGFEYLKRVVTHITKKDINVLLQEEVLTPLGLEHTYFEKNEYLEKVVANGHFDNMPTRIDLPGKAGMAWSMHTEAKTFTNFILGLSTKKGLKPETYKQMFTIETTIAEDEGKNRPGWEEYFGLSIHMEKTPFGNTFGHGGNNGDFKCLARMYQDLNMGFVVFTNSNRGDQLYNALIEFLIAGKMKKS; encoded by the coding sequence ATGAGGTCGCTAATCAATCATTTACATCGTATTTCCGCAAATTACCGCAGTATTAATCAACCTGTTATTCTATTTTTTGCTTTCTTATTAGGTATCCAAGGATATAGCTATTCTATGAATTCGACAAACATGGATACTAATTTGTATGACTCTAATGGAGCAATTGCTTATGCCTACCCTATCAAAAATATCACAATCGATGGTGATGCTTCAGATTGGCCAAAAAATATTACAAAATTTCCTATCCAGGATGTTCCTTTCGGCAGTCACCCAAAAGATAAAAATGACTTTTCCGCTAATTTTCAGGTAGGATACAACCTATCCGAACAATCCTTATACGTTTTGGTAACTGTTATAGATGATTCCCATATAGTGGATACCACAGAAAAGGCAGACTGGAACACACAAGACACCTATACCCTCTATATAGATGGGCAACATTCACCCAAAGGATCTGGTTTGGATTTATATCAGTTTGGAGAAAATTATAAAGAAATAATGGATCCAACCACAAGTTGGGATCCTAAAACAAAAAATCACAGTTGGGATCAACTTGAAATAAAGTTTAGTCGAAAAGGAACCACTACTATCTATGAATGTAAAATAAAATTGACAGGCCAATTAGCTGAAGGAAAAACAATTGGAATAGATCACGTAATTATTGATAAAGACGAAGAAGATGATAGTAACTCTAATACTTTTATTTCCTGGGGAAAAGGAGGTGGTAAAAGTCAATCATCCTCTAGATTAGGAGATATACTCTTAATGAGAGCAAAAGAAGTTACTGGAAACCTATCTGGTGAATTAACATGGGATGATAAAACTATTAAAGGATTTCCAAACAATATTCGGCTAACATCTGCTACGAATCCTTCTCTTTGGACCCAAGTTGCGGTAGACTCTTTAGGTCGATACGAAATTGACCTTCCCGCAGGAGATTATATTATTTCTACTACTCAAAAATTTTATAATCAAGATGATAATTTGTTTAGAATAGATTCTAAAAAGTCTAACCAAAAAGTAACCATAACATCTGGCAATACAATTACAGCGCCTACGATGTTACTATCCATTGCGCCAGAATTAGACCTTATACCAAAAAAAGGAATACTTCATGATTTTGATGCTAAAAAAATAGTATCAGTAGATCAATTTATCAAAGCTTATCAGGAATACTATGAAATTCCAGGGGTTTCACTAGCACTCATCAAAGATGGGAAACTAGCATATCATCAAACCTATGGGATAAAAAACGCATATACCGAAGAAAAAGTAGACGATACAACCCTATTTGAAGCGGCATCCATAACAAAACCAGTTTTTGGATTCGCAGTGATGAGATTGGTGGAGCGAGGAGAAATTGATTTAGACAAACCCTTGTATCAATACTTACCTTTTGAAGCTATTGCGCATGATGAACGTTATAAGTTAATAACAGCAAGACACGTATTGACTCATAAAACCGGGTTTCCAAACTGGGCCTGGATGAACGATGATGGAAAACTCGATATAAAATTCACTCCTGGAACAGATTATAATTATTCCGGAGAAGGTTTTGAATATTTAAAACGAGTAGTTACTCATATCACTAAGAAGGATATTAATGTTTTGCTACAGGAAGAAGTATTAACTCCATTAGGATTAGAACATACTTATTTCGAAAAAAATGAATATTTGGAAAAAGTAGTTGCCAATGGCCATTTTGATAACATGCCTACTCGAATAGATTTACCCGGTAAAGCAGGTATGGCTTGGAGTATGCATACGGAAGCCAAAACGTTTACCAACTTCATACTTGGATTATCAACCAAAAAAGGACTAAAACCCGAAACTTACAAGCAAATGTTTACCATAGAAACAACAATAGCCGAAGATGAAGGGAAAAATAGACCTGGTTGGGAGGAATATTTTGGACTTAGTATACATATGGAAAAAACACCTTTCGGAAATACCTTTGGTCACGGCGGTAATAATGGAGATTTCAAATGTTTGGCCAGAATGTATCAAGATCTTAATATGGGATTCGTTGTATTTACCAATAGTAATAGAGGTGATCAGTTATATAACGCACTGATAGAATTTCTAATTGCCGGTAAAATGAAGAAAAGCTAG